A region from the Methanothermobacter sp. genome encodes:
- a CDS encoding glycosyltransferase family 4 protein, producing the protein MRILIVSDFFVPHYNGGGERRYFEIARRLVSRGHEVDVISMKIHGVPDHEEIEGIHVHHVGPRIREPPLRKPLDFMRFMLAVFRWICRNDYDIIDAQTYSPLLPSLLAARLRGIPMVATIHDVSSSHGDQWLQSSGLASVLERILMRLPYDGVVTVSRSTASALMEVYGRSPEGIYIIPNGVDLELIDSTPPANGDYIIFVGRLAPHKHVDHLIEVFKALSSEFPGLKLEIIGDGVERTILKRMVDEYGISANVSFHHNLSYREVISMIKGARVLVLPSTREGFGMVLAEANACSVPVVAYRSGGVVEVINDGENGFLVEPCDRDSLKEKINLVISNSKLRSNMGYNGRKIVEEKFVWDKIVSTLENTYRVILCQKRT; encoded by the coding sequence ATGAGGATTCTAATAGTGTCAGATTTCTTTGTACCCCATTACAATGGAGGAGGAGAAAGGCGATACTTTGAAATTGCAAGGAGACTCGTAAGCAGGGGGCATGAGGTTGACGTGATTTCAATGAAGATTCATGGCGTCCCTGATCATGAGGAAATTGAGGGTATCCATGTGCATCATGTTGGCCCCAGAATAAGGGAGCCTCCCCTCAGAAAACCCCTGGACTTTATGAGGTTCATGCTGGCGGTGTTCCGATGGATATGCAGGAATGATTACGATATAATAGACGCCCAGACATACTCGCCGCTTCTACCATCCCTCCTTGCAGCAAGACTTCGTGGAATCCCCATGGTTGCAACCATCCATGATGTGAGTTCCTCCCATGGAGACCAGTGGTTACAGTCATCAGGGCTGGCGTCAGTCCTTGAGAGGATCCTCATGAGGCTGCCCTACGATGGTGTCGTCACTGTGAGCAGGAGCACTGCATCTGCGCTGATGGAAGTATATGGCAGATCCCCTGAGGGTATATATATCATCCCCAATGGCGTGGACCTTGAACTGATAGATTCCACTCCACCCGCCAATGGGGATTACATAATATTTGTGGGTAGACTCGCCCCCCACAAGCATGTCGACCACCTTATTGAAGTCTTCAAGGCCCTTAGCAGTGAGTTTCCAGGTCTGAAACTCGAAATAATCGGGGATGGGGTTGAGAGAACCATACTGAAAAGGATGGTTGATGAATATGGAATCAGTGCAAATGTATCGTTTCATCACAATTTGAGCTACAGGGAGGTCATATCCATGATTAAAGGGGCGAGGGTGCTTGTACTTCCCTCAACAAGGGAGGGATTCGGGATGGTTCTTGCAGAGGCGAACGCCTGCTCTGTGCCGGTTGTGGCATACAGGTCAGGGGGCGTTGTTGAGGTTATAAATGATGGTGAAAATGGATTTCTTGTGGAACCCTGTGATAGAGATTCTCTCAAGGAAAAAATAAATCTAGTCATCTCAAACAGCAAATTAAGGAGTAATATGGGGTATAATGGGCGAAAGATTGTCGAAGAGAAATTCGTATGGGATAAAATTGTCAGTACACTTGAAAACACATACAGAGTGATCCTATGCCAGAAACGTACATAA